One region of Gossypium raimondii isolate GPD5lz chromosome 6, ASM2569854v1, whole genome shotgun sequence genomic DNA includes:
- the LOC105773066 gene encoding nuclear transcription factor Y subunit A-3 isoform X2 — protein MSYMAVRVQSLSKKNFDERFSILSLPHMSVGFQPWWNSNEQKIAHSLPQNISLKVETPSKLHHNAKHLDHQLPDQESTSAQAICQSRPEMGVTRGSNPSFYSSDFGQDESCGKDIEGQMKPINNPNTVFSPSNPNYNLSMASAQYPYADVCIGGLFTPYGQPAIIQAQMAGGSAPARLPLPLDLAEDGPVYVNAKQYHGILRRRRYRAKLEAQNKLVKSRKPYLHESRHLHAVNRVRGSGGRFLSKKKLQQPHHPTSNPSSRSISDASCLDRKNSGSELESHLHGGGCSSSSTSCSDISSASNNNGSFQLRKHGFMDISPGVSSMCNGLQNCASVGL, from the exons ATGAGTTATATGGCTGTTCGGGTTCAAAGCTTGTCAAAGAAAAACTTTGATGAAAGGTTTTCCATTCTTTCGCTACCCCATATGTCTGTTGGTTTCCAACCATGGTGGAACTCAAATGAACAGAAAATTGCACATTCTTTACCCCAAAATATAAGCTTGAAAGTGGAAACTCCCTCCAAACTCCATCATAATGCAAAGCATTTAGATCATCAACTACCAGACCAGGAATCGACCTCAGCTCAAGCGATTTGTCAATCACGTCCTGAAATGGGTGTCACAAGAGGGTCTAATCCTTCATTTTATTCATCTGATTTTG GACAGGATGAAAGTTGTGGGAAGGACATTGAAGGTCAAATGAAGCCAATTAACAATCCCAACACTGTGTTCAGCCCTTCCAATCCAAACTATAACCTTTCAATG GCTTCTGCTCAATATCCTTATGCGGATGTATGCATTGGTGGCCTATTTACTCCATATGGGCAACCAGCTATT ATTCAGGCCCAGATGGCAGGAGGAAGTGCACCAGCACGACTTCCATTACCACTTGATCTTGCAGAAGATGGCCCTGTTTATGTCAATGCAAAACAATATCATGGGATTCTTAGGAGAAGGCGTTATCGTGCAAAGCTTGAAGCACAAAACAAACTTGTCAAATCTCGAAAG CCCTACCTTCATGAATCTCGACATCTTCATGCAGTGAATAGAGTTAGGGGATCCGGTGGACGTTTTCTTAGCAAAAAGAAGCTCCAACAGCCTCATCATCCAACTTCTAACCCGAGTTCCCGTTCCATCTCTGATGCCAGCTGCTTAGACCGAAAGAACAGCGGATCAGAACTTGAGAGCCATTTGCATGGGGGAGGCTGCAGCAGTTCAAGTACAAGCTGCTCGGACATCTCAAGTGCGTCCAACAACAATGGCAGTTTCCAGCTACGGAAACATGGATTCATGGACATCTCTCCTGGTGTGA
- the LOC105773066 gene encoding nuclear transcription factor Y subunit A-3 isoform X1 → MHVCDDDEVVVLVEVGESCCFSRQLMSYMAVRVQSLSKKNFDERFSILSLPHMSVGFQPWWNSNEQKIAHSLPQNISLKVETPSKLHHNAKHLDHQLPDQESTSAQAICQSRPEMGVTRGSNPSFYSSDFGQDESCGKDIEGQMKPINNPNTVFSPSNPNYNLSMASAQYPYADVCIGGLFTPYGQPAIIQAQMAGGSAPARLPLPLDLAEDGPVYVNAKQYHGILRRRRYRAKLEAQNKLVKSRKPYLHESRHLHAVNRVRGSGGRFLSKKKLQQPHHPTSNPSSRSISDASCLDRKNSGSELESHLHGGGCSSSSTSCSDISSASNNNGSFQLRKHGFMDISPGVSSMCNGLQNCASVGL, encoded by the exons ATGCATGTTTGCGATGATGATGAAGTTGTTGTTCTTGTAGAAGTGGGGGAAAGTTGTTGTTTTTCTCG ACAATTGATGAGTTATATGGCTGTTCGGGTTCAAAGCTTGTCAAAGAAAAACTTTGATGAAAGGTTTTCCATTCTTTCGCTACCCCATATGTCTGTTGGTTTCCAACCATGGTGGAACTCAAATGAACAGAAAATTGCACATTCTTTACCCCAAAATATAAGCTTGAAAGTGGAAACTCCCTCCAAACTCCATCATAATGCAAAGCATTTAGATCATCAACTACCAGACCAGGAATCGACCTCAGCTCAAGCGATTTGTCAATCACGTCCTGAAATGGGTGTCACAAGAGGGTCTAATCCTTCATTTTATTCATCTGATTTTG GACAGGATGAAAGTTGTGGGAAGGACATTGAAGGTCAAATGAAGCCAATTAACAATCCCAACACTGTGTTCAGCCCTTCCAATCCAAACTATAACCTTTCAATG GCTTCTGCTCAATATCCTTATGCGGATGTATGCATTGGTGGCCTATTTACTCCATATGGGCAACCAGCTATT ATTCAGGCCCAGATGGCAGGAGGAAGTGCACCAGCACGACTTCCATTACCACTTGATCTTGCAGAAGATGGCCCTGTTTATGTCAATGCAAAACAATATCATGGGATTCTTAGGAGAAGGCGTTATCGTGCAAAGCTTGAAGCACAAAACAAACTTGTCAAATCTCGAAAG CCCTACCTTCATGAATCTCGACATCTTCATGCAGTGAATAGAGTTAGGGGATCCGGTGGACGTTTTCTTAGCAAAAAGAAGCTCCAACAGCCTCATCATCCAACTTCTAACCCGAGTTCCCGTTCCATCTCTGATGCCAGCTGCTTAGACCGAAAGAACAGCGGATCAGAACTTGAGAGCCATTTGCATGGGGGAGGCTGCAGCAGTTCAAGTACAAGCTGCTCGGACATCTCAAGTGCGTCCAACAACAATGGCAGTTTCCAGCTACGGAAACATGGATTCATGGACATCTCTCCTGGTGTGA